Genomic segment of Coffea arabica cultivar ET-39 chromosome 1e, Coffea Arabica ET-39 HiFi, whole genome shotgun sequence:
aTTTTCCATACTTAAGGggttcaaaataataataataatgaaggCTCCAAAAGCTAAGCAAAAGttggaaaaaaataaacaaacaaacatATTGACATACAGCTTTAGAAAGAGACTAAAGACAGAGCTTTAATGGTCATcaaagagaaattaaaagcaTAGCATCTGAAGGGTCcgagtccttttttttttttaagaaaaatgaatggtCCAAGTCCAATACTTAAGAAGGAAGTACACCCAAATAAAAACAAAGgttcataaaaaaattaaaagtaaaaattaagaaagtctAGTCTATGAGTCAGAAAGTCACGCTTCTGTGCTGGTCATTTTTCTCCAGAAGGTCTTTCTCACTTTCCTTTCAAATTCTTTACACTCCTGTTCATGGTTCTTCTTCATACTTtgcttcaaaatttccaaaaggtGATTCCTTTGCTTGAATTTTGAAATCCCTTTTGTCTCTTCATTTCAAAGTTTGTATCTTTTTCTTCAATGGCGTTTAGTTTTTGGGGTTTTACTGTGATCATCAAGAATCCATTTTCCCCCTTTAAGTAGCTGTTTTGTCTGCAAAAATCAGAATGCATGCGATTTTTACGCTCAGATAAGAAAGCAAAAAGAACCCATTTTTAATAAGGTTAAAGGGTGTACCTGAGCTTAATCTCTTGGGGTGTGTCAGTATGATCAGGATAATCAAGAAGAAGTCGATAGTGTTTGTGCGTTTTCGGTCTTGTATTTTGTCAGTTTCGACTTgcatgttgaatgttgattttTGTTGACAATAATTTGATCCATCTGCTTAATCTTCCTCTTTTGGCTTCCAAAATCAGTGTCTTGATTGATCAAAATGGCCTCAAAGTCTGAAGGGTCACAAAGCAGTAGCACGACCCCAATTGCCAAAAGGCGTCTATCCTTCAGCTCCATCACTACTggtaatctctctctctctctctctctctctgcttaGGCCCAAGGTATATCCTGATGTAGCTCATGTTAATTTTtggtgcattttttccttttcttttgtgttttcctTGCTGGTTTAATATATTGCATGCCATCATCCCCATAATGGGGTGGTGCAATGGTAGTAACGAGAGTCGAACCCTTGCTTATTGCCTATAAAAGTGTGTCTTAACCTCTGGGCTGGCCCTTGCTCTAacatttgtttgtttgttgtgtATGGGATTTtgtataattaattttttaaaaatagtctATGATGCTTCAACATGTAAATCAATTCTATTAAAAAGGTTTGTTTAGATGAGGAGATCAAGAttcttattcttcttctttatttttttttttttttttttttgagaaaagagagggggggggggggggtgggggaagGTTTGTAAACTGTTGTGTAACTTGATAGTGTAGATTGTATTTTACGCAAATGCTGTGTGTGTGGGCTCTCAAAATTGGATTAGTCTAAATGTGAATTAGAGTTGAGTCCAAATTGTGTTAACAAAATGCAAACACAAGGCAGAGAATGCAGCCTCATTAGTCATCCCTATGCATTTCTATTCCGGGATTCTAGCAATTGGACTGCAGTATAATGTCAGGTTCCGTTGTTTGTCAGTTGGATTTCTGAATTCTGATATGTTCGTTCTCTATTTTGTAATTATAGTTGGGCAGTTATGGGTACTGACTTTTACTTCTGCAAAGAAACTGTTCTGGCTTTTGTGAAATTTAATTATTTGAATGTAATGCTGAGCATTGGATTGTGATCATAGACAGTGGAGGCAATTTTTCATGAAGCCTTTTGGAAAGCATAACCAATCTATCACACAAAAATATAGCCTCTCTTCAAAGTATTCCATATTTATGGAAACAATAAGATTGCCGCTGTTGAATATCTAGTGTGAAGTAATTTTGACGGTTATTGACGaaatgaagataaaaaggtggttaaAAGAGAAGGTAAAACTAGAAGGAGAAACAGAAAAACTGGTTCCCCATTGTCATTTGCCAAACCATTAATCCCTGAAATCCCAATTCAAGTGTTAAGCCTTTTTGAGGTAACCTTAGAAGGATTCTCAACATACAAAGTAATAGGTAACAAGACTTCTGAACATTTTGGAACAGATGATGTCAGTCCTTTTGTTCCAGTGAGAGAGGAGAATTCAACCCGGAACCTTGGATTGTTTTTCAGTTAGGGGTTTCTCGTGCAGTTAGGGGTTTCCTTTTGTATAATGCTCTGTGAAGTGTGATATGaaacaaatattcttttgtactcAAAAGTAAGAAAGGAAGGGCGTGCAGACTGCAAATGGTCTGGTGATGGCATTTAGGCAGGGTGAAATGAAGTTTAATTGCATACGTCAGTATTTGTTCATAGTACTAAAGAATGCTTGTATCGCTCAACCAGATGCAACAATTggaaatctagcacacatgcacatttgaatttgataaaatgACCTCAATAGGGTTTTGGTTACAGAAGATGTAGTAAAACATTAATGGAAGGATCAGCCATTGGAGATATGTTGATCACTTAGTTGCTTGCAGCATCCCATGCATAAGGTCATCATCAAAGGAGTTAAATTACAGTTGTATTGAGCTGAGTGGTTTGcatacttttcttttctatgtTCTGATTTTTCACTTAACCCTGTAATTTTTCACTTAAGCATTCTAACTTCTAAGTCCTGTTGTGTGTGTTCCTTGCCTATATCATCCATAAATGTGTGTTCCTGTCATTTAACTTTATGTCGGTAATATTTTATACTCTTAAAAGGTTctgatatttatatgtatgTCAAAACTGCAGCCAACCCTGTTAAGATTTTCTGGAGCAACTTCAAACATCTTATATAAGCTTGTTAAGTTGCTGAGCACAATAACCCACAATGTCTGTACTCTAAATTCTTGCATCTGCTGTTTCCGTTGAACTTGTACTATGATAGCTTTCTCTTTGGATATCACAATGAACTAAACAATTAAAAAGTTGCTCTCCTGATGAAACGTTTCACCATGTTAGCTCGATTTGCCAAGAATTTAAAGCTAAAACGTACTTATTGTTGTGACATGTTTGGAGAAGTTTCACCATGTTGAATTTTGCATTTTATTCTTTTGCATGAAGCataatattttgaattttttgttacATTTGAAACAGGTTTGACTTCCAAGGAGCAGAAAAGGGCTAAAGTTGGTGAAGTAGGAGAGTGcagtttcagaaattcttctgCTTGTTGGTGTCATGACTTCAAATGGAAGGACCAGAAGGTCTGTCCCAAAGTAATAGGTCATGAAGATCCATTTTCTGCTGACAATTTGCTAGAAGATTTGGATATCAACAGATACGGAAATGTGAAGAAGGATATTGAGCATCTAATTGCTAGAAGGAATCAGTTAATTTCACATGGATTTGCAGCAAAGCCTCTGGTTCCATGTAAAAATCTGAGCGCACAAAAGATTCCTAAAAAAGTAGATTTTGGATCAGACAGATATGGAAGCGTAACAAGGGAAATTGAGGAGCTATTAGCTCAGAGTCAATTATTTGGGTGTCTGTCTTCAACAAATTCTACAATGTCATGTATGCGTTTGAAAAAGTATTTAACCAAAGAAGATTTGGAGTCAAACCCTCCTTCTATGCCAAATATTATTGATTTGGAGGATGACGATGAACCTCCAGGTAATGGTACAGTTATCAAGTGTGAACCAGCTGAAGAGATAGACACATCAGCTAAGTGCCTTGTTGTCATTGACTCAGTTGAGGAAGACCCTGAGAATGACAACAATTTTTGTCATTCACGCAGCTCTGCAACAAAGCCTGTTGTTCAATGTTGGAATCTTGGTGTAAAAAAGAGGCCCAGTGAAGAAGATTTTCAGTCAAACAAATATGGAAGTGTAACAAAGGAAATTGAGGAGCTCTTGGCTCAAGAGAATCAAGTATTTGGGGTTCTAGGTTCAACAAATTCTGCAATGTTGCGTAAGCATTTGGGTACGGAAATGTATCCATGCAAAGAAGGTTGGGACTTAAAGCCTCCTTCTGTGCCTGATATCATTGATTTGGAATCTCCCGATAATGGTACAATTGTTGAGTCTGAACCATTTGAACAGATTGTCAGAGAAGCTAAGCCTCTTGCTGTTATTGACTTAGATGATGAAGCCTTTGAGAATGACGAGAATTCTTGCCCTAATGAGGTTGCTGATTTGGCAAAGACTGCTGATAATCTTCTGCAAAATAATGTTGAGGTACATTGAAacttttttccagaatttcacCAAAGCGGGTTTCAATTACTTATCTGGGGTATGTACCAGAAAGATATGGCTCTGAAGTTGAGTGGCATTGATTTTTGTATGTACACTTTTTGCAGTTTCGTACCATAGGCACCAGAGGAGCATTTACAAGCAGAATAGCTTAGCTAATATCTACTACActatcttttctctttcttaacAAGCATTACAATTTTCTTTACATTCAAACTGTATAACTCTGGATCCATCAATTAATTGGCCAGCATGAAGACTGGAATAGGTGATGGTAGAATATTGTACAGCTTGTTACTtgtgaaaatgaatttttttctttgttcaccTTAATTTGATATTCTTTGTACTGAAAACGATGATTGAAGacatgaaaagaaaatgaataatttatatgacttgtattttggtacTTTTGAAAGTTGAAACAATTCAATTTTGGATGCAATTAGTCTTTGGTTCTTTTGATAGTTGAAACAATTCAATTTTAGCTGCATTTAGTCTATCCATAACATTCATGTCTCTTGTGCATTTCTTGCTTAGCGGAGTAATTATTCCGCAATAATACTCTTCAAGTGGCTTAGAAGGCCTGCTAGAAAATTTGCATGAGAGAATTTGAATTATCTGAACTGCAAGTTCACTTTCCCCGGGTGATTTAGGTCTATAAACTCAATTTTAGGCTTGAATCATGACAATTTATCAAGTGATAGTTATAAGTTTGAATACCTTCACTGTTTTCTCTTCATGTCCTTTCAGTGATTTAGTGCCTTGTCTTCTTGCATTGCATTTCCAGCTGATTTCTCATTGAGAGTACATTCACTTGGCCACTGGTGTCCCCTTTTTTTGTTGTCAAACACTTAAAATAGTGTCATTGCCATTTCTAGGGTCTAGATTGCACATTGGACCAAAAAACAACAAGAGTTTGTCTTACTCTTGAAAATGAACCTAAGAAAGATAAAGGAGTAATTggttctcatcaattgctccccGTTCGTGATCAACTGATAGTTAAGTTTCTGCACAACTTAAATTGCCTCTACATGTTCTTTCAATGATAAAgtaccttatatatatatatatttttttaccctgctgatttatttgtttgtttttctcGTAATAGGAGCACATTTGTCTGCAATTTTGTCCTAGAAAAAGACAGTATTATTTTCTTATTGTAGGATCTAGATGCTGCTGATGACCATAAGTTTGAAAGTGCAAAATCTTGCCATGGTAGCAATCTTGAAAGTGTAAGTGGTTGATATTAAGCCTTGCATATGGATGATCCCATGAAAGTTTAAGTTTATAAATACCTTCAGTGTTTCTCTAAATGTCCTTTCAATGATTTAAGGCATTCTATTCTTGCATGTTCCAGCTAATTTATGTGCCTGATTTTATTGTAATAATACTCATTGGTCTGCTAGTGCCCCTTTCTTGCTCTCAAACTCTCAATGGTGTCATTTCTATTTTTAGGGTCTAAAATGCACAGAATTCCAAAGATTGATAGGAGAAAGTTTTTGCCACACTGGTAAAACTGAATCCCAGAAAGATAAAGGTGTAATTGGTTGTGTCTTCAGTCCTTTCATGTGGATGTTAAGTGATAGTCCCATTTCTTGCTCCCAAACACTAAAAGGTGTCATTTTCATTTCTAGGATCTAGATTGCACTGAAGACCAAAATATTAAGAAGCGAAAATTTTCACCATGCTGTTGAAACTGAACCTAGAAAGACTAACGTGTAACGGGTTTTCTTCAATCCTTCTTTATTGATGATCAAGACATAGTTGAATTTCTGACTAGTGTCAtggttttcttttgtgtttCTTTTAATGATTAAGtaccttgtttcttgtgttgaGTTTCCAGCTAATTTATTTGTCTGATGTTGTTGTAATCACACTACTTCTTGCCTCAGACACCAAAAGGATGCCATATTTGTATTTATGATCTAGATTGTGCTCAAGACCCAAGGTTCAGAACAGGAAAAGAATTGCCATGCTGGCAAAACTGATCTCAAGAAAGCTAAAGTTGTAATTGATTTTCAATAATCCTTCAATATTGATGATCAAGCAATAGTTGAGTTTGTGAATAATTTCAGATTTCTCTCTACATGTTCTTTTATTGATCGAATACTTGTGTTCTTACATTGGGTTTCCATCTAATTTGTGAGTCTGAATTTGTTGTAATTAAAGTCGTGTTCCCTCCTGTCCCCTTTATTGCCCTCAAACACTAAATGGTCTAATTTTCACATTGCAGAATCTAAAGTGTGCTAAAGAAGGGAAGTTGGGAAAAGGAAATTCCTATCTTGGTGATAAACCTGTGCTTAAGAAGCATAATGGTTTAAATCCCAGAGCAGAGGCTAAGGCTGAAATGGTGGAGGACAAGAGGCAGACAAAGGCAAATGCTCCTGTTTCACCTAAAATTTCTGAAGTTGAGAAAGACAAAGGTGTGTATGTTGGTGTGGAGGGTGATGCAGAACATGAGGAAGGCAGTCCCCAACATGATTCTGAGTATGGTGGTCTGGGGAGTATATGGAACGAGCTATCATTTGCATTAGAATGTTCCAAGGTGCTTTAATTTGACTTTGAATTAACTATAGCAACTGAAACTGCTGATAAGATTTATACATCTCAAACTTCTTGCCATGGTTTGATTGTAGTCTCAAACATTGCATTTTGATGCATCTTACTTGACTCAGCATTGCCTGTGGTCATTCAATCCGACAACTTTTGAGAGAAAAGGGCAGAAGATCAGCCGCATGTAATGTTACATAAGGTCtattaaaatatatttgcatgttttgatAAGAAAAGTATCTTCACTAGTCACATATCTTTCTAACATAGTACCTTGAAAGAATGACATGGAGAGCACTAAAGTTTCGAAAAATCTTTGATTTTTCACAATGATGAAATGAGTTTGAGATGTCTTTCTGCACTTGGAGAGCTAATTGATGTCTTGACCAAGAACTGGAGTTTTGCTACACAATTAAGGGATACTTGTACAGCCTTCCTATGTTTAAGGCAAATTAATATACTGTAGCCCTTTATTACAAAGTTATTCCTGGCTTTGTCTGTTTTGTGCTTGAATTCCCATCAAAGTTTCCTCACCATCAACTTATTGTTTGATGTCAATAGGATACTGCTGTAGATTCTTCATCTGATAAGCACACCATTGTGGGTGCAGAAGATTGTGATCATTCATTCATCTTGAAAGATGATATAGGTTCTGTCTGCCGCGTTTGTGGATTGATCGAGAGAGGGATTGAAACCATAATTGAGTATCAATATGCAAAGGTTTGGTTTTTCTTGGCTCTGTCTTGTACTTCGTTGGTGTTCTTGTCCTTTATTTGCTTAGTTGGGAGTAACTACATACCTGTTCTTGTGATTTGATTATTGTCTGAGAAGTAGCTTCATCCAGTGAAAACATGAAGCTTCCATCATGTACACAATTGCATAATGGGAATTCATGTTTAAAGGTACTTCCACATATGCTATACTAGTACTTCACTCGTTCCTACCTTATGTGCATATACCTTTAAGTGCCTCAAAATGAATCTTACACAAATATGCACAGATAAGGTTGACCTTGAAGCAATGACCAGGATTTACCCGTCACATTTTGTGTACAGAAACTTCCTCTTTGTTCATGTGCATGCAATTCTATGGTTACTTACATTTGATAGTTCATATATCTATTTCATGagtttgtttttctattttatgtatGCATATGCAGACATGTAATATTGGTGATATGTCTCTTGCTTTTTGTATGTGCAACTGTCTTCTGTAGCTGCATTTCCTCAATACCAATTGTTAGAATGTTCATGTATTTTGACTGCAAAATGCCCTGAGTTTTGTGTTTACATAGCTTGTTTATTGCTTTTGCAGATGAGCAATATCCAACATATTCCATTACCTTCTTCTAGGTTGTTATCCACAAAAATGATCACACACTTAGTTCTGTCTCCATCTGTTTACATATTTATTGGTACAAACCaaattgtacatgtttcttgcaAATAAGCTTGGCATGCTGCAGTTCTTGACTTGAAGAAGCTTCCAAGAGGACCTGCACACATCGAGTAAATTACCTTTGACCATGTAGGATGAGATATGGAGCTTCTggtcttttatttcttttgtttccctcTTTTCAAATTTTGCTTTTATCTCTTTATCCAATGCAAATTTTGCTCACAGTTTGCACATGAGTAAACTTTTAAGTACAATGCTCCCTATGTAAATTGATTTTTTGTGTTGCTCTGTATTCATTTGCTAATTTAGATTTTTCCTTTGGTGAAGTAAATGGATGTCTATGTCTATGGTTCTGGATATTCAATTTCTCTTACTCTTTTCTATTGTTAGGCCAAAAAGAGTGAAAGAACTTATAGATATGAACGTTCCCTCCGAAATGGCCTTGAGCAAACTAAAATCCTTCCTGAAAGTGTTAGATGGGTTGAACATGAAGACTCTTTGACAGAAGTTGCTGTCCATCCACGGCATCGGAAGGTAATGAAACCGCATCAAGTTGAGGGGTTCAATTTTCTGGCAAGCAACTTGGTGACAGATCATCCTGGTGGTTGTATAATGGCACATGCCCCAGGATCGGGGAAAACTTTTATGATCATTAGTTTCCTTCAGAGTTTCATGGCTAAATATCCTTCTGCAAGACCATTGATTGTACTGCCAAAGGGAATCATATCAACATGGAAGAAAGAATTCCAGAGATGGCAAGTGGAAGACATACCGCTATATGATCTCTACTCATCCAAATCAGAAAGTAGGAGTCAGCAGCTAGTAATTTTGAAGAGATGGGCAAACGAAAGAAGCATTTTGTTTCTGGGATATGCACAGTTTGCTTTGATTGTATGTGACATGGATATGAATGAAACAACTCTTGCATGTCGGGATATATTGTTAACTTGCCCTTCTATTCTTATCTTGGATGAAGGTCACACTCCCAGAAACCAAAACACTGATATTTTGAAGTCTCTTGAACAGGTACAGACATCTCGCAAGGTTGTACTTTCTGGCACCCTTTATCAGAACCATGTCAGGGAAGTCTTCAATGTTTTGAATCTTGTTCATCCAAAGTTTCTGAAAATGGGGACTCCTAAAGTCATTAAAAGGCGCATCTTGAGTAAGGTGCAAATATCAAGCGGGAGGAGTTCTATTACAAAGTTTTCTGATGATGACTTCTATAACCTGGTGGAGTGCACGCTCCTTGAAGATGAGAAATTCAATAGGAAAGTGAATATCGTTCAAGATCTGCGGGAGATGACAAGCAAAGTTCTTCACTACTACAAGGGAGATTTCTTGGATGAACTACCTGGACTAGTTGACTTCACTGTCTTTCTTGAACTCAGCCGTGCGCAAAAGAAAGAAGTTGCAGAGCTGAAGGAACTGAAAAGTAGGTTCAAAATAAACTCTGAAGGAAGTGCTATCTATGTGCACCCACAGTTGAAGAAACTTTTGATGTATTCTGGAGTTAAAGATAGGGTTGATGTGGAGAAGATTGATCTAATGTTGGAGAAACTGAAAGAGACTGAAGGAATAAAGGCCAAATTCTACCTAAATCTTCTCCAGCTATGTGAATCCACTGGCGAGAAGTTGCTAGTTTTCAGTCAATATCTTCTCCCTCTAAAGTTCTTGGAGAGACTGACTGTGAAAGTTAAAAACTATAGTCTTGGAAAAGAAATGTTTGTGATCACTGGTGACTCAGATTCTGAAATTCGAGATTCTTGCATGGAGCAATTCAATAATTCTTCAGATGCTAGAGTCTTTTTCGGATCAATTAGAGCTTGTGGTGAAGGAATATCACTTGTAGGAGCATCACGCATTATTATACTGGATATACATCTAAACCCCTCAGTCACTCGCCAGGCAATTGGACGTGCATTTCGACCTGGGCAACAGAGGAAAGTGTACACCTACAGATTGGTTGCCTCTGGTTCTCCAGAAGAGGATGACCATTTAACTTGCTTCAGAAAGGAGTCTATTTCAAAGATGTGGTTTGAATGGAATGGATGTCAGGGTCAAGAAGATTTTCAGATGGAAAATGTTGATGTTAATGATTGTGGTGATTTGTTTCTAGAGTCATCACAGTTAAACCAAGATGTAGTCTCTCTTTACAGAAGGTTAGTCAGTTCTTTTAGCCCTTTCCAAGATCTGCCATATTGGTGATTTAATAATGTTTTGTTTCCCCCTCTTTATTTTCAGGTAAACAGCCAGCACAGTTGGAGGCTTGTAGATAACAGCTTATTTTTGGATggacttttgtctcattttgtTGACAATTATAGGCAGGTGGGGCACATGATTaggttttataattttgatattGCTGACAGTTTGTAAAAATGACTGGGAGGATATAAATGTAAACCTCAGATGCTCAACAGAGATTATGTAAATTGCTGGCTGACTTTCAGAGAATGAAGTccatattttgaatttttgttacTGAATTTGTCACACTTAAAAGGGACTGTAAATTCACCCATTGGGTATGGTACAAATAGGATGGTAAATAAATGTTCTTGCAAGTCGTGAACTTATAGATTGCTCTGTCGGAAATTTCTTTTACTTGCTAACAATTAGGGAGAAAAGAGGTACAATTTCCAATCTGATTTTATCATCCTAACTAGCTGGCAGATCATTCAGGTGAAAATTGCTACTCATTTTGACCGGCTTGATGTCAACACTCAAAAATATCATAGGCTTTAAATAAACTAGTGTATGTGCATTGTATTTGTACGTAAATAAAATAGGTATTACTTTTTTGTGATACTCAAACAATCATCCTCTTGAGAATagtaaatacaaaaaaaaaaaaaaaattgctggaAGTGTTTTATGACCATCCGCctttttgttccataaaacatATGAAATACTTTTATAGTAGTTTTACAAGCCTGATTGATTGTGTGTAATGGTGGAAGTCTCATAAATGCAACAGACAAGTTTATTAGAAggaaaattaaggaaaagctcCCCATTTCCATACATCCCATCTTAAAGTCAAGCATATTCATATCTTTATTGagtgttttattctttaattaaAGTATCTGGTAgttcaattaaaaaattaagCAGTACTTCTTTGGGAATAAATCAGCCAGGGTTTGGTGACCGCATTGagtcttgtttttttttttttttcgcaacGATAGATGTCCTATAACCTACTCTAGCCTAATCTAAGAGAAGGGGTAAGGGGAATGGTCAACTAAGACCAGCCACATATTGTGGCAAATTTTTGTGGGAGGCGGGGGTTGAACCCCTACCTCCAGCATCACCATTAAGGTGATGGCCACTGGCCAGTGGCCATTGAGTCTTGACTAATTCAGAATCGAACTTTGTCATACTCATCTAATACTAAATGTTTGAGGCAGTAGTAATTCTCAGGCATGTCTAGTAACACCGAAGCCTATAGTACTgattaaaactttcaacaagcTCATTTTGTCCAAAGTTATTCTGTCCATCAACTCTTGGTCTTGGAGTCTATTTTGGAATAGCTTACCCCACGAGGTTAGTTTTAAGGGTTCAATTGATAGAGTAGTACGATTGTTGggcagcaattttttttttttttttcattttcttcttaatTTTAGGAAAACTAAAGAAATGCTTGAATGGAGGGAAAATTGTATGGAAAAATGAGATaaatgaaaatgaattttttctgttttgaagaaaaaaatttgagggAGAATGGGAAGTTAGTgacaattattaaaatttttgcaTCTGACCacccattttccttcaaaatcgcTGCCAACTTTGAAGGATATAAAATACGAGAAGGTGAAGACAAGTGCAAGAAAAATTTTCAACCTTTTGCTAACCAGACATACATGAACGAAAAAGTAATTCACTTTCCCACACCTTTTCTTGCAAACAAGAGTACCTTTTTTGTCCAAAGCCAGAATGATTTTTACGGTATTTTACAAACCTAAGTCCACAGAAAACTACAAAAGTCGGCAACTCTTGTGGTTCCTGAGAAGACTTATAAACTACCCCAAAACCCCTCCAACCCTCGATGTGGGATAACAACCTAAGCAGGCAAGCTGCGACTAAGATCTAAAGAGACCTCACTCAACCCGGTTCAGGCTGTTGTCTTTTTTGTCAAAAGCCATAATGACTTTTACGGCATTTTTGCAAACAACAGTACCTGCCTTTTGGAATCCTTTAACTTatggattttcttttcttttttttttttttttggaatggcTTGGCTAGAATTGCCATGAGTGTGTTACTTTGTTACTCATGTTTGTCATGATACATTCTTCGGTGTAATACCCCTCATGCGCGGAAATTTAACACAGTAAAAAAATCGTCATGAGAACACATTTTAAGTCCGATTGACCAAAATGATTCATCccaattcattttgaaaaaccatttgatttctgattcatTGCTCATACTGATTCAACTTCATAAACTTGGTAACAGCTTGCAATTGCTGATCAAACAAACATGTCATGGCATAACatacttctttttcctttgtcaCACAGATTGCAAATCCTTCTTATCAAATCCTGCTtcgaattatatatatatgcactcttccttcattaaaaaaaaaaaaaaccaaaaacaaaaaaagggctGACCGAGAAAGGGGTACGTAAAGCTGTCACTATAATGAAACACTCAGTCAACGATGAGGTTGGTTTCCATGGCAGCAACCTGGAATGAAACAGCATATGAACAAGTCACCCCAAAACCAAGTACAACTACAGCTCACAGTTTTGCCCGTACGGCATTTATTGCGTCCCCCTTCTCACGGTCAAATCCTTCCTATTGCCttgtaaaacaaaaaattgctaTCAATTTTTTCTTGGAAGAATTAAGAGCTATGGTCAAGTAAACGGATAAGCCAAATAAGAGGAACTTCTGCTGCTTTTTCTAAACAGATTCCAGGCACTCTGCATAATTGATAATTCTCTTTTGGAGTTTTGACTTTTAAGTTATATCTCTCGAGCAATTCACCAATTTGAATAAGCAACTCACACCCATTCGGACGAAATACGGAAAGATGAAAAGGGATTTCGAGTTGGTTTTTGTTCTTCTATGATCTATCATTTTCATGACTTCTGACGATTTTGTATATAACGTAGTAAATTCTATTGTTCAAAACGTCTCTATATTTGGCTCCTTCTGCTGCTCTTCTTCTAGGAGACTTGTTAACGAAACAGAACATGCATGCTCCTTGCTTTTGTGTTCGTGTATGAAAGTCAGAAGTTTGACCAGTCTAGCTTATTGACCACTACAGTTTATCAAGAGAAAACTCTGAGCAAACCTGACAAGAAT
This window contains:
- the LOC113698962 gene encoding protein CHROMATIN REMODELING 35 isoform X3 — translated: MASKSEGSQSSSTTPIAKRRLSFSSITTGLTSKEQKRAKVGEVGECSFRNSSACWCHDFKWKDQKVCPKVIGHEDPFSADNLLEDLDINRYGNVKKDIEHLIARRNQLISHGFAAKPLVPCKNLSAQKIPKKVDFGSDRYGSVTREIEELLAQSQLFGCLSSTNSTMSCMRLKKYLTKEDLESNPPSMPNIIDLEDDDEPPGNGTVIKCEPAEEIDTSAKCLVVIDSVEEDPENDNNFCHSRSSATKPVVQCWNLGVKKRPSEEDFQSNKYGSVTKEIEELLAQENQVFGVLGSTNSAMLRKHLGTEMYPCKEGWDLKPPSVPDIIDLESPDNGTIVESEPFEQIVREAKPLAVIDLDDEAFENDENSCPNEVADLAKTADNLLQNNVEDLDAADDHKFESAKSCHGSNLESNLKCAKEGKLGKGNSYLGDKPVLKKHNGLNPRAEAKAEMVEDKRQTKANAPVSPKISEVEKDKGVYVGVEGDAEHEEGSPQHDSEYGGLGSIWNELSFALECSKDTAVDSSSDKHTIVGAEDCDHSFILKDDIGSVCRVCGLIERGIETIIEYQYAKAKKSERTYRYERSLRNGLEQTKILPESVRWVEHEDSLTEVAVHPRHRKVMKPHQVEGFNFLASNLVTDHPGGCIMAHAPGSGKTFMIISFLQSFMAKYPSARPLIVLPKGIISTWKKEFQRWQVEDIPLYDLYSSKSESRSQQLVILKRWANERSILFLGYAQFALIVQTSRKVVLSGTLYQNHVREVFNVLNLVHPKFLKMGTPKVIKRRILSKVQISSGRSSITKFSDDDFYNLVECTLLEDEKFNRKVNIVQDLREMTSKVLHYYKGDFLDELPGLVDFTVFLELSRAQKKEVAELKELKSRFKINSEGSAIYVHPQLKKLLMYSGVKDRVDVEKIDLMLEKLKETEGIKAKFYLNLLQLCESTGEKLLVFSQYLLPLKFLERLTVKVKNYSLGKEMFVITGDSDSEIRDSCMEQFNNSSDARVFFGSIRACGEGISLVGASRIIILDIHLNPSVTRQAIGRAFRPGQQRKVYTYRLVASGSPEEDDHLTCFRKESISKMWFEWNGCQGQEDFQMENVDVNDCGDLFLESSQLNQDVVSLYRR
- the LOC113698962 gene encoding protein CHROMATIN REMODELING 35 isoform X2; amino-acid sequence: MASKSEGSQSSSTTPIAKRRLSFSSITTGLTSKEQKRAKVGEVGECSFRNSSACWCHDFKWKDQKVCPKVIGHEDPFSADNLLEDLDINRYGNVKKDIEHLIARRNQLISHGFAAKPLVPCKNLSAQKIPKKVDFGSDRYGSVTREIEELLAQSQLFGCLSSTNSTMSCMRLKKYLTKEDLESNPPSMPNIIDLEDDDEPPGNGTVIKCEPAEEIDTSAKCLVVIDSVEEDPENDNNFCHSRSSATKPVVQCWNLGVKKRPSEEDFQSNKYGSVTKEIEELLAQENQVFGVLGSTNSAMLRKHLGTEMYPCKEGWDLKPPSVPDIIDLESPDNGTIVESEPFEQIVREAKPLAVIDLDDEAFENDENSCPNEVADLAKTADNLLQNNVENLKCAKEGKLGKGNSYLGDKPVLKKHNGLNPRAEAKAEMVEDKRQTKANAPVSPKISEVEKDKGVYVGVEGDAEHEEGSPQHDSEYGGLGSIWNELSFALECSKDTAVDSSSDKHTIVGAEDCDHSFILKDDIGSVCRVCGLIERGIETIIEYQYAKAKKSERTYRYERSLRNGLEQTKILPESVRWVEHEDSLTEVAVHPRHRKVMKPHQVEGFNFLASNLVTDHPGGCIMAHAPGSGKTFMIISFLQSFMAKYPSARPLIVLPKGIISTWKKEFQRWQVEDIPLYDLYSSKSESRSQQLVILKRWANERSILFLGYAQFALIVCDMDMNETTLACRDILLTCPSILILDEGHTPRNQNTDILKSLEQVQTSRKVVLSGTLYQNHVREVFNVLNLVHPKFLKMGTPKVIKRRILSKVQISSGRSSITKFSDDDFYNLVECTLLEDEKFNRKVNIVQDLREMTSKVLHYYKGDFLDELPGLVDFTVFLELSRAQKKEVAELKELKSRFKINSEGSAIYVHPQLKKLLMYSGVKDRVDVEKIDLMLEKLKETEGIKAKFYLNLLQLCESTGEKLLVFSQYLLPLKFLERLTVKVKNYSLGKEMFVITGDSDSEIRDSCMEQFNNSSDARVFFGSIRACGEGISLVGASRIIILDIHLNPSVTRQAIGRAFRPGQQRKVYTYRLVASGSPEEDDHLTCFRKESISKMWFEWNGCQGQEDFQMENVDVNDCGDLFLESSQLNQDVVSLYRR